Genomic DNA from Providencia sp. PROV188:
GTCCAGTTTCTAACTTCTATTCTATCGTCAATGATGTTTCGATTTATCTGTTAAGAGGGAAAAATAGTGAGTATAGCTATTATGATTGGTACCCACGGAGTTGCTGCTGAACAGCTACTCCGAACCACCGAGATGTTAATAGGCGAGCAAGAAAACGTCTCGTTTATTGACTTTGTCCCTGGGGAAAATGCTGACACCCTATTTGAAAAATACACACAAAAGCTGACTACTCTTGATACCTCAGCGGGTGTGCTATTTCTTGTTGATACATGGGGAGGTAGTCCATTTAATGCTGCTACACGCATTGCCAATGAGCATGACAATTACGAAATCATTACAGGCGTAAATGTCCCAATGCTCGTCGAGACCTTTATGTGCCGCGATGACAACCCATCCATGGATGAGCTGATCACCGTCACGCTAGAAACAGGTCGCGGTGGCATCCGTCCATTCAAGTTTAAAGAAGCTGTTTCAGAAACTCCTGCGCCCGCAGCGGTCAGTGCACCTGCTCCACAACCTGTTATTGCAGGTCCGGGCGAACACATGATTATTGCTTTGGCGCGTGTTGATGACCGATTAATTCACGGTCAGGTGGCGACTCGCTGGACAAAAGAGATGCGTGTTAAACGCATTATCGTTGTCAGTGATGAAGTAGCCAAAGATACCGTTCGCTCTACCTTACTGAAACAAGTTGCTCCTCCAGGTGTTACCGCCCACGTTGTTGACGTAGACAAATGTGTCCGTGTTTACAACAACCCGAAATATTCCGGCGAGCGCGTGATGCTGTTATTCACTAACCCAACAGATGTACAGCGTATTGTTGAGCAAGGCGTTGAGATTGACTCGGTCAATATTGGTGGGATGGCCTATACCGAAGGTAAAACCATGGTCACCAATGCCGTATCAATTAACCAAAAAGATATCGATGCATTCAATTATCTGAATGACAAAAATATTGAGTTAGAAGTTCGTAAAGTCGCTTCAGACAGTAAAGTCCACATGATGGATTTAATTAATAAACTCAAAAAATAATGTTTTAGAAATTAGTTCTTATTGAACCGTTACTCAAAAACAGACTTAGAAACTTGTTGGTTACAGGAGATTAAACAATGGAACTTACCGTTGTTCAAATAGTAATGGTCTTCGTCGTGGCTTGTATCGCCGGTATGGGATCGATCCTCGATGAATTCCAGTTCCACCGCCCTCTCATTGCCTGTACGCTTATTGGTATTGTTCTGGGTGATATGAAAACCGGTATTATTATCGGTGGTACACTGGAAATGATCGCGTTAGGTTGGATGAACATCGGTGCGGCCGTTGCACCAGATGCTGCATTAGCCTCCATCATTTCAACCATTCTGGTTATTGCAGGTGGTCAAAGTATCGGTGCCGGTATTGCACTGGCTATCCCACTGGCAGCAGCTGGACAAGTACTGACAATCATTGTTCGTACTATTACCGTTGCATTCCAACACGCCGCTGACCGTGCTGCGGTCTCCGGTAATTTAACCTCCCTGAGCATTATCCACGTTTCTGCGTTATTACTGCAAGCAATGCGTATCGCAATCCCTGCACTGATCGTCGCAATTTCAGTGGGAACTTCAGAAGTCCAGCACTTACTGAACTCTATCCCTGAAGTCGTTACCAACGGTCTGAACATTGCAGGTGGTATGATTGTTGTGGTCGGTTATGCGATGGTTATCAACATGATGCGCGCTGGCTATCTGATGCCGTTCTTCTATTTAGGCTTCGTGACTGCGGCCTTTACTAACTTCAACCTTGTTGCACTTGGTGTGATTGGTGTTGTGATGGCGATTCTGTACATCCAACTAAGCCCGAAATACAACAAATCCCAAGTTGTTGTCAGCCAATCAAACAGTAACAACAATCTTGATAACGAATTAGACTAGAAGGAACGTAAAAATGGTTGAACAAACTCAATCTACTGAAAAACGGCTGACAAAAAGCGATATTCGTGGGGTTTTCTTACGTTCTAACTTATTCCAAGGTTCATGGAACTTTGAACGTATGCAGGCTCTGGGTTTCTGTTTCTCAATGGTTCCCGTGATCCGTCGCTTATACCCAGAAAATAATGATGACCGTAAACAAGCGATTAAACGTCACTTAGAGTTCTTCAATACCCATCCTTACGTTGCTGCGCCTATTTTGGGTGTAACGATGGCGATGGAAGAAGAACGTGCTAATGGCGCGGACATCGACGATGGTGCAATCAACGGTATCAAAGTCGGTCTAATGGGACCATTGGCCGGTGTGGGTGACCCAATTTTCTGGGGAACTGTGCGCCCTGTATTCGCTGCTCTGGGTGCTGGTATCGCGATGACAGGTAGCTTGTTAGGTCCTGTACTGTTCTTCGTTCTGTTTAACCTTGTACGTCTGTTAACTCGCTATTATGGCGTGGCCTATGGCTACAAGAAAGGGATTGATATCGTTCAAGATATGGGCGGTGGATTCCTGCAAAAACTGACAGAAGGAGCATCGATTCTAGGCCTGTTTGTTATGGGGGCGCTGGTCAATAAATGGACTCACGTCAACATTCCACTCGAAGTTTCGCGGATCAAAAACCAAACCACGGGTGTGGAAGATATCACTACTGTTCAGATGATCCTCGACCAATTAATGCCTGGATTAGTTCCTCTATTGCTGACCTTCGCCTGTATGTGGCTGTTACGCCGTAAAGTGAATGCTTTATGGATCATTATCGGCTTCTTCGGTTTAGGTATTCTGGGTGCTTGGTTAAACTTCTTAGCGCCATAATTTCTGTTAAATAATAAAAAAGGGAGGTTGCAGCCTCCCTTTTTTACTTTTAAGCTTGGTAATTCGTCCACTTAGTCATGGGTACTCAAATGACCTTAAATGATGTCGTTTTAGCCATTATCATTTTGATCATGCTTGTATACGCAATCTATGATGAATTTATTCAAGGAACACTAAAAGGCAAAACTCTATTAAAAGTTAACTTAAAACGTAAACATCGAGTGGATGCCATCATTTTTATTGTTCTCATTTGTATAGTCATTTATACAAATATTGTTCGACATGGTAATTTATTAACCACTTATTTATTAATGATTACTATTTTTATGGCTATTTATTTAGCTTTTATTCGTCGCCCAAAAGTATTTTTTAAACAAACCGGCTTTTATTTAGCCAATACGTTTATTTTATATGAGCGAATTAAAACAATGAATTTATCTGAAGATGGTATTTTAATGATTGGATTAGAGCAAAAGAAAGTCCATATTCAAGTCAACCATCTTGATGATTTACAAAAGATTTATGATTTTTTTATTAATCATAAATAACTACTTTATATATTGGTATAAATATTAAGGTTAATTAAATGTTTAATTAACCTTAACTTTGTTAATATCGAAAATGAAAATTATTCTCATTTAAAAAATATATTTATTAATAATTAATATTTTGCCTTTATTAAAATCTATGATATCTTTCGTCCCACGTCATTGGGGAGTAGCCTGTTCTGGAATGTATTCTTTCCAGAAAATCCGTGTCAACATACTCGTTTGTTTTTAAACGTGGTGCGGATGCCATTTATTGGTTGGCAAGACCATAGACACATAAATACGCCTTTTGGTTGGGGGTAATTTATGTGTATATGGAAACACCCAACCGAGATTATTGTTATGAGCTTTTACGCAACTCTCATCCTCGCCTTCGCGCTCTCTATGGATGCTTTCGCTGTCGCTATTTGTAAGGGCGCAGTGCTCCATAAACCTCGTTTTCGTGAAATTCTTCGTACTGGCTTTATCTTTGGTTTTATTGAAGCTATCACACCGATCATTGGCTGGGGCATTGGTATTTTAGCCAGCCAGTATGTTATCCGTTGGGATCACTGGATTGCGTTTGCCCTGCTATTCATTCTTGGCGGACGTATGATCTGGCAAAGTCTAACCACCAAAGATGAAGATTGCTGCGCTAAACCATCTAGTCACAGTGCAGGAAATTTAGTGTTATCTGCCATCGCCACCAGTCTTGATGCTATGGCAATTGGTTTAGGTCTGGCTTTCCTGCAAGTAGATATCGTCCATACAGCGATGACTATCGGCTTAACCACGATGATAATGGCCACAATTGGCATGATGATTGGCCGTTACGTAGGTCCATTATTAGGAAAAAAAGCAGAGATTTTAGGCGGGCTGGTGCTTATTGCGATTGGATTTAATATCCTCTTTGAGCATCTCGAATTATTTATGTACGCGCCATGATCTTCCTGTTCCCCCTGAGTCATTCAGGGGGAACAGTTTGAGATTTAATACGGGTTTTAGTCTTTATATTGATAAACTCGGATCAGAAAATCAGCAGTATAATCTTTCTCGTTTTCCTGCTTTAATTGCTGTTTCACCTCTTCAGAAGCTCGCCATGCAAACGGCGTCATCTCTAACAATGCAAATGCCTCTTCTCCTTCAAGATCCATCACATAATTTAAGCGAGTCTCATCAATCAATTTAAAGTCTGGAAGGTCTTCGTCTTTTGCAGGGTGTAATTTCACTTCATCATAAATCAAGGCTTTTAATTCTTGCAGATGTTCTGCTGCCGGCGTTACCGTAATTAAAATTCCCATTGGTGTTAATACTCGGCTTAATTCTTGCGCCTTACAGGGTGCATAAATACGAATAATGGCACTCAAACTCGAATCCGCAAACGGTAAACGATGACTTGAAGCAACACAGAAATTAACTGATTTATAGCGCTTAGCAGCAAAACGGATTGCCACTTTCGATACATCCAGCCCATACACACTAACAGATTTAGATGCCGCCTTTAATGACTGAGCAAAATGATCAGTGTAATACCCTTCCCCACAACCGATATCGAGTATATTTTCACTGCTCTCAGGTAGATATTGAGCGAGCTTGTCAGCGACCTTATCGCGCATTGGCTGATAATGACCCGCATCTAAAAACTGACGACGAGAAACCATCATTTCTAGGCTATCACCTGGATCTTTAGAACGCTTATGCTGTACAGGGAGCAAATTAACATAACCCTCTTTGGCACAATCAAACTGGTGATTTGCTTCACAACGATAGCTACTGTTAATTAAATTGAGGGGTTTAAAACACAAGGGGCATTGATAATTCATATGGTTACACTGATTTAAAAATAATGCTCAGTATACCATATAAGCTGTCAAGCAGCGCCATGGAATTATACCCCATGGCACCGTGACGTAATCTAGAGGAGTATAGCGAACTTATTTACCTGCTTTAGCCGCTTCAGGTGCTTTGACTTCACCTGACTGTTTCACTTCACTCTTTTTAACTTCTTTTTTACCATGCTCTGCTTTGGCAACTTCGTGCGTTTTCACACCATGGTTTACATGTTCAGTTTTTGCAGTGGTATTTGCTAATGCAGCACCAGAAACAGCTAATGACAGAACAGTCGCGATTGCTAATAATTTTTTCATTTTGAACGCCTTATTTAAATTCAAACTAATGAGTAATTGATATAAAACTTATATTTTGGTGTAGCTAAAAATTTAAATGGCTTTTTCGGCACTTTTATCTTTAGTTGCACTCACTTTTTTCTCAGTTTTCACTTTTGCGTGATGAGCTTTAGCTGAGTGATGAGCGACAGCAATTGGCGCTACTGGCTCAGTTTTGGTTGTTGTATTTGCTAATGCAGCACCAGAAACAGCTAATGACAATACAGTTGCGATTGCTAATAACTTTTTCATACTAAGTACCTTAAGATTAATTTATTAAGCAAGGATGTTCTTGCCACATTAATAAATCATATCTACAGATCATTTCGCAATAGGAGAATATTAAAGATTCTTAAATTTTTTATAGGTTATTTTAATGAATAAATATTTTAATTTTGTTGATACTTCATTTACTTTTAAAGATTAATTTTTAATCGTTTTTTAACTTGCCAATAGTTTTATTTTTCAATATATATCAAACAGATAAATTAAAATAAATCTTGATGTTAATTTTTTGATTTTGAAAATCATCTTCATTCCAATTTATTTGATATCTATTTTTTCTTCATTTTTCTTTTAAAAATTCACTTTTCATCTTGCCAATTTAATAAAGCTTCTTTTTTTGAAGATAAGCTGACTTTTATTTTTATCTAAAAAGAACTTTTTCTGTTTACTTCAAAAAAAAGCCATTCAACTTTGAATGGCTTTAAATTCACTATATTCAATTTAAAAATTAAAAATGAGCAAACTCAGGAATCGGTTTACGTCCATGAGCCTCTAAAAAATCTAAAACGCGGCGTGGTGTAGTATTCAAAATTCGGGACTCTGGAAAATCAATGGATTTCAACATCTCAACCACTTCATCAAAACGCCCTAAATAACTGACATGATGTGAATCTGAGCCTAAAGCAACCCAACCGCCTGCTTCTTTCACCGCTTTCGCTATTTCTATGCAGTTCTTCTTACTACCCGCTCTAGAATGCAAGAAAGAGGAGTTATTCATCTCTAGTGCTACGTTGCTCTCTTTAGCAGCTTGGGCTACAGCTTTAATATCAATTGGGTATTTAGGGTTGCCAGGGTGAGTAATAATTTGCACTTTTCCGCTACGAATAGTAGCAATCATCGCTTCTGTATTGTCTTCTAGACTTTGTGGTTCTAGAACTGGCTCATGGAATCCTGCTAGAATAATATCTAGATGACGAGCAATCTTTTCATTGCAGTCTGTCTCACCCTGCTTATTTTTAATGTTTGCTTCAATTCCATATAACAAACCAACACCATTAACAATGCGCGGCAATATTGGCATATTGCCAAAATGCCATTCATGTGGGGCATCTTGCATTTCAGGGCCATGATCGGTAATGGCAAATAGTTTCATTCCTCGAGCGGCAGCTTCCGCAAAGTATTCATTAACAGTGCTAAATGCATGGGTGCTGGCAATGGTGTGCGCATGTAAATCAACTTGATACATAAAATATCCTTCTAATTCTTCTATTTGCCTTCTGACATTATTCAGATTGAAAAGGTTATCCCAAGCTAACATATCGCCACCAAGGATTCGATAACAATTCTGTTAAACCGCACTTATCGGATCTCTATTGTAAATTGCAGTTTATCTGACTCCTATTTAGCCAATAAAAAAGCCCGCTTCATTCGTGCGGGCTTTTATTCACTAAATATGGTTTAGTTAACCAAAATACGCTTATTGGTTGCACCCCATAATATGGACATTTCAGTAAACAGCGCGCCGCTAATATCTTCAACCTCTTCAGCGGTTATTTCCCCTTTTCCTTGTTTACCAAAAAAGACAACCTCATCTCCTGGTTGTACATTTTTAATATCAGTAACATCGACCATCACAGTATTCATGGATGTTTTTCCAAGAACAGGCACACGTTGCCCATTGATTAAAACATGCCCAGCATTACTGAATACGCGACGGTAGCCATCCGCATAACCGACAGGAATATTTGCTAATACAGAATCACGCTTCAGTGTATAAGTTCTGTCATAACCAACGGTATTTCCTTTCGGATAGTGATTCACCGCCGCAATATTCGATTTAAATGTCATCACGCGTTTGTAGTCTTTAGTGGCAACCGTATCACCATAAAAAATACCACCAACACGCACCATATCCAACCACGATTCTGGCACGGTCAATGTTGCATAAGTATTCGCAACATGCAGAGTAACATCTTCGCGTTTCAATCCTGTCACATTCAGAACTTGTTGAGACTCTTTTTTGAATTTAGCCAGATCTTTTCGGATTTGTGCTTCATCCTCTTCAGGATAGTGAGACATAATCCCGACGATTTTTAAATTAGGTAACTGCGAGATTAGCTTAGCTTGTTGCAATCCTTCAGTATTACTGACTTCCAAACCATTTCGTGACATTCCTGCCGAGTTCAATGCAAGGTGAATCGGAATAACTTTGCCCTGTTTTGCCGCTACCGCATTTAAGCGCTGCGCCATTTCCAAGTTACCAATTAATTCTTCTACATTAAATTCAGTGGCTTGAGCCATTTCTTTTTCAGTGGCGTTACGCACTCGCATTAAACGACCTTTAAAGCCTAAATCACGAACTTGCTTCAATTCTGTGTTGCTAGTTAGCCCAATGCATTGAACATTATTTTCAATCATTACTGGGGTAACTAACGTCAGGTCATGCCCATATGCATCCCCTTTTAAAACAGCACACATTCCCGCTTTATCACCCAATAATGCTTGTACTTTCTTGATATTGTAATCCAATGCACTGTGAGAAATTTCTATCCATGCATTATTAACTAGCGCAGGTTGAATCTGTGCAGATGGGGTTTCTATGATGTTGGTTTTCGCAGGTTGCTGACATGCAGTCGCCACCAGCAGAGGAAGAAGAGCAAGATATTTCAGACGAAATGCCACGTTGTTATCCTTAGCCATGGATCAGTGAGTTTCCCCTCACCTTTATTATTATGATTACGGGGAGTGAACATATACTTTCGATGTATATAGGCTACTGATAATAACAATATGAATTAATTGAACAAGCAATAATTACCAATATTTGAATAAAAAATCACTTTAAGTGAATTTATAATGAAAATCACTCTGGAATTTCTTTTCTCATATCTTGTTTACTGCAATACAACTACCTCTAAACTGCCTCAATAATGTTTTTTACGAGGCTGCTCTCATAATCATTTTTTCTGCTTTAAATTACCTTGTTCGGGGTATGTTTTTCTTTTTGGATAATATTATTCTGGGTGCGTTTGTGTTTGGGGCTTGTGTTTTAATCCTCAGCCTTGTTGACTGTTCCGTTATCTCGTTTTTAACGCACGTTATTTTAACTAATAAGGGAAACTATGAATTGGATAATTCAAAAGATAATGAATCCTCTTACAGGAGGAGTTGGTTCCGCCTTAGCACTCAATGGTGCTATATCGCTTATCGTTCCATCTCTGATTTTAACAACCACTAATATTTATATTCTAGCGGCTATACTCAGCGTTATTTTCATCTATATCTCGATAAAATATGATTGAGTTTTTCCATCCACAAACAACACAAGCACTCAGCATATTTTACTTTACGCTTATTCTTGCTTACTTAGTTATTCACCTTATTTGGGAGCATTTTGATAAGTTTGCCGAAAATTTTTCGTTAATTCGTTTACCTCAAAAGGTGGCTGTTATCTATACCGCCGCCACCTTTGCGAGTAATTTATTTTTAATCGTGATTATGTTTAACCTAGATAACCCACTCAAAAATGATAGCGTCATGATTTTGCCGTTAAGCCTCGCAGGGCTAACTGGCCTATGCTATTCGTTAGGGACTATTGTTCCTAGAAAGAAAGCAACTCATATTTAAAGTTCACTAATATGGACTTTAAATCATCTTTATACTGGCTGTGTCCCTATTTAAGGACGCTATGAATAAGAATGGAGTTCAATGAGTCTACGTTGAAAAAATTAAGGAAATGACAAGGTAGAAAGCAGCAACTAATCTCAAAGCAATACATTAGCAACAAAGGTGAAGAGCTAGAATGGTAATTCAATTAATGAAAAAACAAAAAGGCACCAGTAACTAACTGATGCCTTTGAATTTATCGACAACTAAACATTGTTATCAACAATAACTCTATTATTCCCACTCAATGGTCGCTGGTGGCTTGCCACTGATGTCATAAACTACGCGGGAAATGCCATTCACTTCATTGATAATGCGATTAGACACGCGACCTAAGAAGTCATATGGCAAGTGAGCCCAGTGAGCAGTCATAAAGTCGATGGTTTCAACTGCACGCAGAGAAACAACCCAGTCATACTTACGACCATCACCCATTACGCCAACAGAGCGCACTGGTAAGAATACGGTGAATGCTTGGCTAACTTTATTGTACAGATCCGCTTTGTGCAGCTCTTCGATAAAGATAGCATCTGCGCGACGTAGCAGATCACAATACTCTTTCTTCACTTCGCCCAGAACACGAACACCTAAACCTGGGCCTGGGAATGGATGACGATACAGCATATCGTATGGCAGGCCTAACTCCAGACCAATCTTACGCACTTCATCTTTGAACAGCTCTTTCAAAGGTTCAACCAGACCCAGCTTCATATCTTCCGGTAAGCCACCCACGTTATGGTGAGATTTAATAACGTGCGCTTTACCTGTTGCTGATGCCGCAGACTCGATAATATCTGGGTAAATCGTTCCTTGAGCCAACCATTTGATATTTGGCAGCTTAGACGACTCTTCATCGAACACTTCGATAAATACGTGACCAATTTTCTTACGCTTAGCTTCTGGATCTGAAATGCCAGCCAGTGCGTTCATAAAGCGGTCTTCTGCTTTCGCGTGGATGATGTTCAGGTCAAATTTACCTTGGAACATTTCCATGACTTGGTCAGCTTCATTTAAACGCAATAAACCGTTATCAACGAATACGCAGGTCAGGCGCTTACCAATCGCACGATTTAATAATAGCGCAGTAACAGAAGAATCCACACCGCCAGACAGTGCTAACAGAACATGGTCATCACCGATTTGTTCTTTCAGGCGAGCAACGGTATCTTCGATAATTGCGGCTGATGTCCACAGCGCTTCACATTGGCACAGATCCAATACGAAACGTTTTAAAATATTTAAACCTTGATGAGTGTGAGTCACTTCTGGGTGGAACTGAACACCGTAGAAACGCTTCTCAACGTCAGCCATGATGGCATATGGACAGCTTGGCGTGCTTGCAATCGTTTTGAAGCTAGACGGGATAGCGGTCACTTTATCGCCATGGCTCATCCACACATCTAAAACTGGCTTGCCATCTTCGTTCAGCGCATCTTGGATGCCGCGGAACAGGTCGCAATCTTCCAGAATTTCAACGTTCGCATAACCAAACTCACGTTCGCCAGACACTTCAACCGCACCACCTAATTGCATGGACATAGTTTGCATGCCGTAGCAGATACCTAAAACAGGGACGCCCGCATTAAATACATACTCTGGTGCACGTGGGCTATCCGCTTCTGTCGTACTTTCTGGGCCACCAGACAAGATAATCCCGTTAGGATTAAACTCTCTGATTTGCTCTTCGGTTACATCCCACGCCCACAGTTCACAGTAGACGCCAATTTCACGGATACGACGCGCAATCAGCTGAGTATACTGAGAGCCGAAATCAAGGATAAGAATGCGATGCTTATGGATATTTGTAGTCATTTGAGGAGAATTCCAGCAATTCAAGTCAAAATAAAAGGTGGTGACGCCATCAATATGGGCGCCACCCTGAAACTTTTTGATTACTGTTTTAAAAGATAATAGCACCCCGAAATGGCGTTATTATCCTAAACAATAATTACTGCCCTAAGCGATAGTTAGGAGACTCTTTAGTGATAGTCACATCATGAACGTGGCTTTCTTGAATACCTGCTCCACTGATACGCACGAATTCAGCTTTCGTTCTCAGCATATCGATAGTACCGCAGCCTGTCAGACCCATACATGAGCGTAAGCCACCCATTTGTTGGTGAATGATCTCTTTTAAGCGACCTTTGTAAGCCACGCGACCTTCGATACCTTCAGGCACCAGTTTATCTGCTGCATTATCAGATTGGAAATAACGGTCTGAAGAACCTTTAGACATTGCCCCCAGAGAACCCATGCCGCGGTATGCTTTATAGGTACGACCTTGGAACAGGATAGTTTCACCCGGAGATTCTTCGGTACCTGCAAACATGGAACCGACCATCACACACGCTGCACCTGCCGCGATAGCTTTAGAGATATCGCCAGAGAAGCGGATACCACCATCTGCAATAACAGGAATGCCAGTGCCTTCTAATGCACCCGCGGCTTCAGCAATTGCCGTGATTTGAGGTACACCCACGCCAGTCACGATACGAGTCGTACAAATTGAACCTGGGCCGATCCCCACTTTCACTGCGCTAACGCCAGCGTCTGCTAACGCTTTCGCGCCTTCCGCTGTTGCAACGTTACCACCAATGATTTGCAAATCAGGGTATTTTTGGCGAGTTTCACGAATACGCTGTAAAACCCCTTCAGAATGACCGTGTGATGAGTCAATGAGCAGAACGTCAACGCCTGCTGCAACCAGTGCATCAACACGTTCTTCGTTACCTGCGCCGGCACCAACAGCCGCACCCACACGCAGACGACCTTGCTCGTCTTTACATGCGTTTGGTTTACGTTCTGCTTTTTGGAAATCTTTAACGGTGATCATACCTAACAGATGGAAGTTATCATCGATAACTAAGGCTTTCTCAACACGTTGCTCATGCATTTTTTGTAAAACGACTTCGCGTGCTTCGCCTTCTTTCACGGTGACTAAACGCTCTTTTGGCGTCATCACCGCAGTTACTGGTTGGTCTAAATCCGTCACGAAACGTACGTCACGACCTGTAATAATACCCACTAAAGAATTATCTTTAGAAACCACAGGATAACCCGCGAAACCATTACGTTCAGCCATTTCTTGCACTTCACGAATTGTGGTTTCTGGGGTAACAGTGACAGGATCAGTCACGACGCCGCTTTCATGTTTTTTCACACGACGGACTTCTTCAGCTTGGCGCTCAATGGACATGTTTTTATGGATAAATCCAATACCACCTTCTTGAGCCAGTGCGATAGCCAGATCAGATTCGGTGACAGTATCCATCGCTGCGGAGAGCATAGGAATGTTCAGGCGGATTTTTGCGGTCAGTTGAGTGGACAGATCTGCCGTGTTTGGCAGTACAGTTGAGTGTGCAGGGACGAGTAAAACATCGTCGAAAGTTAGTGCTTCTTTTTTAATGCGTAACATAGGCAATATCCCACCAGGCAGCGTTATGAAAGGTATAAAATATTGCCGCGGCATTATACACACCGTAATCGGTTGCTTCCAGCACTTTTTTCAAAAAAAACTTGATAAGTCCGTCGGCTACGTTAGTATCAGTCAATT
This window encodes:
- the guaB gene encoding IMP dehydrogenase, with the translated sequence MLRIKKEALTFDDVLLVPAHSTVLPNTADLSTQLTAKIRLNIPMLSAAMDTVTESDLAIALAQEGGIGFIHKNMSIERQAEEVRRVKKHESGVVTDPVTVTPETTIREVQEMAERNGFAGYPVVSKDNSLVGIITGRDVRFVTDLDQPVTAVMTPKERLVTVKEGEAREVVLQKMHEQRVEKALVIDDNFHLLGMITVKDFQKAERKPNACKDEQGRLRVGAAVGAGAGNEERVDALVAAGVDVLLIDSSHGHSEGVLQRIRETRQKYPDLQIIGGNVATAEGAKALADAGVSAVKVGIGPGSICTTRIVTGVGVPQITAIAEAAGALEGTGIPVIADGGIRFSGDISKAIAAGAACVMVGSMFAGTEESPGETILFQGRTYKAYRGMGSLGAMSKGSSDRYFQSDNAADKLVPEGIEGRVAYKGRLKEIIHQQMGGLRSCMGLTGCGTIDMLRTKAEFVRISGAGIQESHVHDVTITKESPNYRLGQ
- the guaA gene encoding glutamine-hydrolyzing GMP synthase is translated as MTTNIHKHRILILDFGSQYTQLIARRIREIGVYCELWAWDVTEEQIREFNPNGIILSGGPESTTEADSPRAPEYVFNAGVPVLGICYGMQTMSMQLGGAVEVSGEREFGYANVEILEDCDLFRGIQDALNEDGKPVLDVWMSHGDKVTAIPSSFKTIASTPSCPYAIMADVEKRFYGVQFHPEVTHTHQGLNILKRFVLDLCQCEALWTSAAIIEDTVARLKEQIGDDHVLLALSGGVDSSVTALLLNRAIGKRLTCVFVDNGLLRLNEADQVMEMFQGKFDLNIIHAKAEDRFMNALAGISDPEAKRKKIGHVFIEVFDEESSKLPNIKWLAQGTIYPDIIESAASATGKAHVIKSHHNVGGLPEDMKLGLVEPLKELFKDEVRKIGLELGLPYDMLYRHPFPGPGLGVRVLGEVKKEYCDLLRRADAIFIEELHKADLYNKVSQAFTVFLPVRSVGVMGDGRKYDWVVSLRAVETIDFMTAHWAHLPYDFLGRVSNRIINEVNGISRVVYDISGKPPATIEWE